One window from the genome of Anopheles merus strain MAF chromosome 3R, AmerM5.1, whole genome shotgun sequence encodes:
- the LOC121597803 gene encoding 37 kDa salivary gland allergen Aed a 2-like isoform X1, translating into MQLTPRSVHLVHLLLAATTLISPSWGNHQSQQPVVQALSPDDTLFAHLRCFELFASGQQSRGDRGADAADWLGGNRERYLHRVERTPAFVKCVLGRMRFYDSSERRFNVNILRTQYNAYKQWMTLSEEDVDDFIHEVNNIGALNGSNDAEVYDALKLLFTNHSASFFQLFLRDQTVLQNMYDDESLSVRKLNQTVVQFCELQMAAELWDDICLIRAYQISNHTEAMERHIACIFRGFQYLDANSSIDVKEIARDYELTETLDEASKNSIEECARNASEKDDIPRRSLAMYSCLLDGSHSEVFKKAFDFREVRSGNLTFLVQNLPYDRDQVRQQILALDKEHCNEQQPLAGRFIED; encoded by the exons ATGCAGCTCACGCCACGCTCAGTGCATCTGGTGCATCTGCTACTTGCTGCCACCACGCTGATAAGCCCATCGTGGGGCAATCATCAGAGCCAGCAGCCCGTTGTACAAGCATTATCACCGGATGACACACTGTTTGCTCACTTGCGATGCTTCGAACTGTTTGCCAGCGGGCAACAATCCCGTGGTGATCGTGGTGCTGATGCTGCCGATTGGTTGGGAGGTAACCGGGAGCGCTATCTGCATCGGGTCGAACGAACGCCAGCGTTTGTGAAGTGTGTTTTGGGTCGGATGCGTTTTTATGATTCGTCGGAAAGGCGCTTCAAT GTAAACATTTTGAGAACGCAGTACAATGCGTACAAACAATGGATGACACTGAGCGAGGAAGATGTCGACGACTTTATACACGAAGTGAACAATATTGGAGCGCTAAACGGCTCGAATGATGCAGAAGTGTACGACGCCCTTAAGCTGCTGTTTACCAATCACTCAGCTTCATTCTTTCAACTCTTTCTGCGCGATCAAACGGTGCTCCAGAATATGTATGACGATGAG TCTCTTTCAGTTCGCAAACTAAACCAAACGGTGGTCCAGTTTTGTGAGCTCCAAATGGCAGCAGAACTGTGGGACGACATTTGTCTTATACGAGCGTACCAGATAAGCAACCATACGGAGGCAATGGAAAGGCATATCGCTTGCATATTCCGAGGGTTTCAATATCTCGATGCAAATAGTTCAATTGAT GTCAAAGAAATCGCCAGAGACTACGAACTGACCGAAACGTTAGATGAAGCTTCCAAGAATTCAATCGAAGAGTGTGCCAGAAATGCTTCCGAAAAGGATGACATCCCCAGGCGGAGTCTTGCCATGTACAGCTGTCTACTGGACGGCTCCCACAGTGAAGTGTTCAAGAAGGCATTCGATTTCCGTGAAGTACGCTCCGGCAATCTAACCTTCCTCGTGCAGAACCTCCCATACGATCGGGATCAAGTGAGGCAACAAATACTGGCACTGGACAAGGAACATTGCAATGAGCAGCAGCCACTTGCTGGTAGGTTTATCGAGGATTAA
- the LOC121597803 gene encoding 37 kDa salivary gland allergen Aed a 2-like isoform X2 produces the protein MQLTPRSVHLVHLLLAATTLISPSWGNHQSQQPVVQALSPDDTLFAHLRCFELFASGQQSRGDRGADAADWLGGNRERYLHRVERTPAFVKCVLGRMRFYDSSERRFNVNILRTQYNAYKQWMTLSEEDVDDFIHEVNNIGALNGSNDAEVYDALKLLFTNHSASFFQLFLRDQTVLQNMYDDESLSVRKLNQTVVQFCELQMAAELWDDICLIRAYQISNHTEAMERHIACIFRGFQYLDANSSIDVKEIARDYELTETLDEASKNSIEECARNASEKDDIPRRSLAMYSCLLDGSHSEVFKKAFDFREVRSGNLTFLVQNLPYDRDQVRQQILALDKEHCNEQQPLAV, from the exons ATGCAGCTCACGCCACGCTCAGTGCATCTGGTGCATCTGCTACTTGCTGCCACCACGCTGATAAGCCCATCGTGGGGCAATCATCAGAGCCAGCAGCCCGTTGTACAAGCATTATCACCGGATGACACACTGTTTGCTCACTTGCGATGCTTCGAACTGTTTGCCAGCGGGCAACAATCCCGTGGTGATCGTGGTGCTGATGCTGCCGATTGGTTGGGAGGTAACCGGGAGCGCTATCTGCATCGGGTCGAACGAACGCCAGCGTTTGTGAAGTGTGTTTTGGGTCGGATGCGTTTTTATGATTCGTCGGAAAGGCGCTTCAAT GTAAACATTTTGAGAACGCAGTACAATGCGTACAAACAATGGATGACACTGAGCGAGGAAGATGTCGACGACTTTATACACGAAGTGAACAATATTGGAGCGCTAAACGGCTCGAATGATGCAGAAGTGTACGACGCCCTTAAGCTGCTGTTTACCAATCACTCAGCTTCATTCTTTCAACTCTTTCTGCGCGATCAAACGGTGCTCCAGAATATGTATGACGATGAG TCTCTTTCAGTTCGCAAACTAAACCAAACGGTGGTCCAGTTTTGTGAGCTCCAAATGGCAGCAGAACTGTGGGACGACATTTGTCTTATACGAGCGTACCAGATAAGCAACCATACGGAGGCAATGGAAAGGCATATCGCTTGCATATTCCGAGGGTTTCAATATCTCGATGCAAATAGTTCAATTGAT GTCAAAGAAATCGCCAGAGACTACGAACTGACCGAAACGTTAGATGAAGCTTCCAAGAATTCAATCGAAGAGTGTGCCAGAAATGCTTCCGAAAAGGATGACATCCCCAGGCGGAGTCTTGCCATGTACAGCTGTCTACTGGACGGCTCCCACAGTGAAGTGTTCAAGAAGGCATTCGATTTCCGTGAAGTACGCTCCGGCAATCTAACCTTCCTCGTGCAGAACCTCCCATACGATCGGGATCAAGTGAGGCAACAAATACTGGCACTGGACAAGGAACATTGCAATGAGCAGCAGCCACTTGCTG TTTAA
- the LOC121597804 gene encoding uncharacterized protein LOC121597804: MEWFRRYFVVIALICPWIIVETLAVSDCVRHVSESARNTVCDVRQYRVTKGVEADRYVQCFMTALGFADESGSIQRSNVLTALDAVETHDGVYTDAVDVCLSKAKKLPGTERSGSFFSCMLRTESAQNFRDAVELQELRVASKWPEGERFDRSKVQQMMRELNSQLRC, encoded by the exons ATGGAGTGGTTCAGGAGGTACTTTGTGGTGATAGCATTAATTTGCCCCTGGATTATCGTTGAAACACTGGCAGTGAGCGATTGTGTGAGGCATGTTTCGGAGTCAGCTCGAAACACGGTCTGTGACGTGCGGCAGTATCGAGTAACGAAGGGAGTCGAGGCTGATCGATATGTACAGTGTTTTATGACTGCATTAGGCTTTGCTGACGAGAGTGGATCAATTCAG AGATCTAACGTTCTAACAGCGCTGGATGCAGTAGAAACTCACGATGGCGTTTACACCGACGCTGTGGACGTTTGTCTGTCCAAGGCAAAGAAGCTGCCCGGTACCGAACGCTCCGGCTCCTTCTTCTCATGCATGCTTCGGACCGAGTCGGCCCAAAACTTCCGAGATGCTGTTGAGCTGCAGGAGCTGCGAGTGGCATCGAAATGGCCCGAAGGTGAACGGTTCGATCGCTCCAAAGTGCAGCAAATGATGCGCGAGTTGAACAGCCAGTTACGGTGCTAA
- the LOC121597805 gene encoding 37 kDa salivary gland allergen Aed a 2-like produces MIRQVIISFFLAVCCLALVQGETVQDCENKLPPSLKSRLCEIRRYEIIEGPEMDKHIHCVMRALDFVYEDGRGDYHKLYDPLNIIELDKRHDVNLEKCIGECVQVPTSERAHVFYKCLLKSTTGRTFKKVFDLMELKQAGKVPQHQRYTAEFVQIMKDYDKALNC; encoded by the exons ATGATACGGCAAGTGATTATCAGCTTTTTTCTCGCAGTGTGCTGCTTAGCACTCGTGCAG GGTGAAACTGTGCAAGATTGTGAGAATAAGCTACCACCGTCGCTGAAGAGTAGACTGTGCGAGATCCGGCGGTACGAGATCATCGAGGGACCGGAGATGGACAAGCACATTCATTGCGTGATGCGAGCGCTCGACTTTGTCTATGAGGATGGTCGTGGAGAT TACCATAAGCTGTACGATCCATTGAACATTATCGAGCTGGACAAAAGACACGATGTGAATCTTGAGAAGTGTATTGGCGAATGCGTACAAGTCCCGACAAGCGAGCGTGCTCACGTGTTCTACAAGTGTCTGCTGAAATCAACCACCGGACGCACGttcaagaaggtgttcgatcTGATGGAATTGAAACAGGCTGGCAAAGTGCCACAGCATCAACGGTACACTGCAGAGTTTGTGCAAATCATGAAGGATTATGATAAGGCATTAAACTgctga
- the LOC121596962 gene encoding 37 kDa salivary gland allergen Aed a 2-like codes for MFKKLLLIVGLVWCLISLGQARKESTVEECEKNIGDSLKDRVCELRQYTPVSSDDMDKHMQCVLEVVGFVDGNGEVKESVLLDLLQRVDSGVNHAANMKKCVTEASTSGSDKKANTFYTCFLGTSSLAAFKNAVDYNELLKAGKMQTSDPFDMNRVAALIKEIDDGLC; via the exons ATGTTCAAGAAACTACTACTGATCGTTGGACTGGTCTGGTGTTTGATCTCTTTGGGTCAG GCCCGAAAGGAGTCAACGGTGGAGGAGTGCGAGAAAAACATTGGCGATTCGTTGAAGGACCGTGTTTGCGAGCTACGCCAGTACACGCCCGTTAGCAGCGATGACATGGACaagcacatgcagtgcgtctTGGAGGTGGTTGGATTTGTGGATGGAAATGGAGAAGTTAAG GAAAGCGTTCTGCTAGATTTGCTGCAGCGCGTCGACAGTGGCGTCAATCATGCGGCCAACATGAAGAAGTGTGTGACGGAAGCATCGACTTCGGGCAGTGACAAGAAAGCCAACACCTTCTACACGTGCTTTTTGGGTACGAGCTCATTGGCCGCGTTTAAGAATGCGGTCGACTACAATGAGCTACTGAAGGCTGGCAAGATGCAGACGAGCGATCCGTTCGATATGAACCGTGTGGCAGCGCTGATCAAGGAAATCGATGATGGTTTGTGCTAG
- the LOC121597122 gene encoding 37 kDa salivary gland allergen Aed a 2-like, giving the protein MFGKLLPCAILVWCLFSLGQARQEETVEECERNIPASLKGRVCELRQYTPVEGKDMDSHMQCVLEVLGFVEYNGELLFQELLGVLKMVDPDGDHAGSMKKCNAEAEKVNTSSKANTFYTCFLDTSSAQAFKYAVDYVELLRAGKLDMGTTFNAGQVSAMMKEIDDGLCN; this is encoded by the exons ATGTTTGGAAAGCTGTTACCTTGTGCCATCCTAGTATGGTGTCTGTTTTCCTTGGGGCAG GCCAGACAAGAGGAAACGGTTGAAGAATGCGAAAGGAACATCCCCGCATCGCTGAAAGGACGCGTCTGTGAGCTTCGTCAGTACACGCCCGTGGAAGGGAAAGATATGGACAGTCACATGCAGTGCGTACTGGAAGTGCTGGGCTTTGTGGAATATAACGGAGAACTTTTG TTCCAGGAGCTTCTTGGTGTGCTGAAAATGGTTGATCCCGATGGGGATCACGCTGGTAGTATGAAAAAGTGTAACGCCGAAGCTGAGAAGGTGAATACTTCTAGCAAGGCGAACACTTTCTACACGTGCTTTTTGGATACGAGCTCGGCACAGGCATTCAAGTACGCGGTGGACTACGTGGAGCTGCTGCGCGCTGGAAAGCTGGACATGGGAACAACCTTCAACGCTGGCCAGGTGTCAGCGATGATGAAGGAAATTGATGATGGGCTGTGTAACTGA
- the LOC121597202 gene encoding 37 kDa salivary gland allergen Aed a 2-like: MFNKLHLVSLLACGLFVIAQANTVKKCEKKMPASLKSQLCEIRKYKLLDTPDMDSHMDCVMKALEFVRPDGTGDYHKLIKPLNAIEKDRKHDFNLEKCGGQTQHLPVGKRANAYYKCLVESTSGEAFKKVFDTVELVKAKKLPALSQYSSVVDKLMKKIDDKICN, from the exons ATGTTCAACAAGCTGCATCTTGTGTCGCTGCTAGCATGTGGACTGTTCGTGATCGCGCAG GCTAACACGGTTAAGAAGTGCGAGAAGAAAATGCCAGCCTCACTCAAGAGCCAGCTGTGCGAGATTCGCAAATACAAATTGCTCGACACTCCCGATATGGACAGTCATATGGATTGCGTTATGAAGGCGCTCGAATTCGTTCGGCCCGATGGAACGGGTGAT TACCACAAACTGATCAAACCGCTGAACGCGATCGAGAAGGACCGGAAGCACGATTTCAACCTGGAAAAGTGTGGCGGACAAACGCAGCACCTGCCGGTTGGAAAACGTGCCAATGCTTACTACAAGTGTTTGGTGGAGTCCACGTCTGGTGAGGCGttcaagaaggtgttcgacacgGTGGAGCTGGTGAAAGCGAAAAAACTGCCAGCCTTGTCACAGTACTCTTCGGTTGTGGATAAGCTGATGAAGAAAATCGATGACAAGATTTGCAACTAA
- the LOC121597897 gene encoding beta-1,4-galactosyltransferase 2 — MITFRLSSSVYAYVGYLLLMVYFLWPGRFASLYEYIEGENIYDQLIRKTTKNISLMRNGLRCDYSEVIEENLSLYRPPYTEDIINNNVRLGGEYYPEDCLPSFSTAIIVPYRQRERQLNQFLIYMHNYLRRQRIHYRIFVIEQYDPKPFNRAKLFNIGAMIAIGFDYPCLVLHDVDLMPMNLGHLYACSRKPRHMCSSLDEFRYNLPYRGLFGGAVAIESSVYLNVNGMSNMFSGWGGEDDDLYGRLQNKQIEICRFSPTYSQYSMLKHRKETPNKDRVAFLRNGKQRYHTDGLNSLVYKQVGFKLHNLFTHVLVET; from the coding sequence ATGATAACGTTCCGGCTATCGAGCAGTGTGTACGCGTACGTGGGCtacctgctgctgatggtgtacTTCCTGTGGCCGGGCCGCTTCGCCAGCCTGTACGAGTACATCGAGGGCGAAAACATCTACGATCAGCTGATACGCAAGACGACGAAAAACATCTCGCTGATGCGTAACGGGTTGCGGTGCGACTACAGTGAAGTCATCGAGGAGAACCTGTCCCTCTACCGGCCCCCGTACACCGAggacatcatcaacaacaatgtGCGGCTGGGCGGCGAGTACTATCCGGAGGATTGCCTGCCGAGCTTCAGCACGGCCATCATCGTGCCGTACCGGCAGCGCGAACGGCAGCTCAACCAGTTCCTCATCTACATGCACAACTATCTGCGGAGGCAGCGCATTCACTACCGCATCTTCGTCATCGAGCAGTACGACCCGAAACCGTTCAATCGGGCGAAGCTGTTCAACATTGGCGCAATGATTGCGATCGGATTCGACTACCCGTGCCTGGTGCTGCACGACGTCGACCTGATGCCGATGAATCTGGGCCATCTGTATGCGTGCTCGCGCAAACCGCGCCACATGTGCTCGAGCCTGGACGAGTTCCGGTACAATCTGCCCTACCGGGGCCTGTTCGGCGGGGCGGTAGCGATCGAGTCGAGCGTGTACCTCAACGTCAACGGCATGTCGAACATGTTCAGCGGCTGGGGCGGCGAGGATGACGATCTGTACGGGCGCCTGCAGAACAAGCAGATCGAAATCTGTCGCTTCAGCCCAACGTACAGCCAGTACTCGATGCTGAAGCACCGGAAGGAAACGCCGAACAAGGATCGGGTAGCGTTTCTCCGGAATGGTAAGCAGCGCTACCACACGGACGGGTTGAACTCGCTCGTCTACAAGCAGGTCGGCTTCAAGCTGCACAACCTCTTCACGCACGTGCTGGTGGAAACTTAA
- the LOC121597896 gene encoding WD repeat-containing protein 55 homolog — translation MRNFQSPYFRDSDDSEEEEEIDLAPYILAVRPDELEGLVEYLSEGEEVSAPAESFDMPNPDESSDSDDTYELEDDSQMSDSSLDSDSDGQAEEDAANGNKTGAAQASTSNGEGTAEEAPARRVIDDYDEDMEEDEVIKAIISEIKKPRSKPPDIQTEDFVVDLSFHPCEDILAVGTSVGDVLMYRYANDANVLAATHELHTKAIRCVEFVPDGKSLISTGRERSIVVMDAETGKFKRFWESAHDEPVYSMTVLGEHLFATGDDDGEVKLWDVRERNAVFSLRPVEDFVSSLLANQHQQKYLLLTSGDGLLTTINIAQRKMYVQSEPYEEELNCMGMFKRESKLVVGTSKGNYYTYNWGQFAYHCDAFTGPSASANRMVPITEQIAVMAGEDGILRAMHMVPGRVLGIVGQHSMAVDTLDISGSGELIASSSHDNDVRFWNVKYFEDFDGIKYNSKPDKRMLRHNLPSSQRTNAKDFFAGLGDDE, via the exons AT GAGGAATTTTCAATCGCCCTACTTCCGTGATTCAGACGACAgcgaagaagaggaagaaatcGACCTCGCACCGTACATTTTGGCAGTGCGCCCCGACGAGCTCGAGGGGCTGGTAGAGTATCTGTCCGAGGGGGAAGAAGTATCCGCGCCGGCCGAATCGTTCGACATGCCAAACCCCGACGAGAGCAGCGACAGCGATGACACGTACGAGTTGGAGGACGACAGCCAGATGTCCGACTCAAGCCTAGACTCGGACTCGGACGGGCAGGCGGAGGAAGATGCGGCGAACGGCAACAAGACCGGAGCGGCACAGGCGTCCACCTCGAACGGCGAGGGCACGGCGGAGGAAGCGCCGGCCCGCCGTGTGATTGACGATTACGACGAGGAcatggaggaggacgaggTGATAAAGGCGATCATTTCGGAGATCAAGAAACCGCGCTCGAAGCCGCCAGACATCCAGACGGAGGACTTTGTGGTGGATTTGTCGTTCCATCCGTGCGAGGACATACTGGCGGTTGGTACGTCGGTGGGCGACGTGCTGATGTACCGGTACGCGAACGACGCGAACGTGCTGGCGGCCACGCACGAGCTGCACACGAAAGCGATCCGCTGCGTGGAGTTCGTGCCCGATGGGAAGTCGCTCATCTCGACCGGACGCGAGCGGTCGATCGTGGTGATGGATGCGGAGACGGGCAAATTCAAGCGCTTCTGGGAATCGGCCCACGACGAGCCGGTCTACTCGATGACGGTGCTCGGGGAGCATCTGTTTGCGACGGGAGACGACGATGGTGAGGTGAAGCTGTGGGATGTGCGTGAGCGGAATGCGGTTTTTTCGCTCCGTCCGGTGGAGGACTTTGTGTCGTCCCTGCTGGCGAACCAGCATCAGCAAAAGTACCTTCTGCTGACGAGTGGGGACGGTTTGCTCACAACAATTAACATTGCGCAACG CAAAATGTACGTCCAATCAGAACCGTACGAGGAGGAGCTCAACTGCATGGGAATGTTCAAGCGCGAAAGCAAGCTGGTGGTGGGCACGTCCAAGGGCAACTACTACACGTACAACTGGGGCCAGTTTGCGTACCACTGCGACGCATTTACCGGGCCGTCGGCGAGCGCCAACCGCATGGTACCGATCACGGAGCAGATTGCCGTCATGGCGGGTGAGGACGGCATCCTCCGGGCGATGCACATGGTGCCGGGGCGCGTGCTCGGCATCGTCGGGCAGCACTCGATGGCGGTGGACACGCTGGACATTAGCGGGAGCGGCGAGCTGATCGCGTCCAGCTCGCACGACAACGATGTGCGCTTCTGGAACGTGAAGTACTTCGAGGACTTTGACGGCATCAAGTACAACAGCAAGCCGGACAAGCGTATGCTGAGGCACAATCTGCCCTCGTCGCAGCGCACCAATGCGAAGGATTTCTTCGCCGGACTGGGCGACGATGAGTAG